Proteins encoded in a region of the Streptomyces sp. NBC_00310 genome:
- a CDS encoding NADPH-dependent F420 reductase → MKIGIIGAGNIGGNLTRRLTALGHDVSVANSRGPHTLTALAEETGATPVPVREAARGAEVVVITIPLKAVPDLPPGLLDEAADGVAVIDTGNYYPRQRDGRIAGIEDDGLTESRWTERHLGHPVIKAFNGTYAQDILDRPRPADAPDRLALPVAGDDDAAKSRVRALIDALGFDTVDAGGLDDSWRQQPDTPVYGLQAGVEAVTKALSEASPERKPEFRG, encoded by the coding sequence CCGCCCTCGGCCACGACGTCTCCGTCGCCAACTCCCGAGGCCCGCACACGCTCACCGCACTGGCCGAGGAGACGGGCGCGACGCCGGTCCCGGTGCGGGAGGCGGCGCGCGGCGCCGAAGTCGTGGTGATCACGATCCCGCTGAAGGCGGTCCCGGACCTGCCGCCCGGCCTCCTCGACGAGGCCGCGGACGGTGTCGCCGTCATCGACACCGGCAACTACTACCCCCGGCAGCGTGACGGCAGGATCGCCGGGATCGAGGACGACGGCCTCACCGAGAGCCGCTGGACCGAACGCCACCTGGGCCACCCCGTCATCAAGGCCTTCAACGGCACCTACGCCCAGGACATCCTCGACCGCCCCCGCCCCGCCGACGCCCCCGACCGCCTCGCCCTCCCCGTCGCCGGCGACGACGACGCGGCCAAGTCCAGGGTCCGCGCCCTCATCGACGCACTCGGCTTCGACACCGTCGACGCGGGCGGCCTCGACGACTCGTGGCGCCAGCAGCCCGACACCCCTGTCTATGGTCTGCAGGCCGGCGTCGAGGCCGTGACCAAGGCCCTGTCCGAGGCGTCACCGGAACGCAAGCCGGAGTTCCGGGGTTAG
- a CDS encoding glycoside hydrolase family 25 protein, with the protein MLRGIDVSSYQSSSYDTTGLSFVFIKATEGRTYTNPKLAAQTKTARDAGLVVGYYHFLWPGNLTAQAEYFVSKAPEKAGDILAVDWETTSDGTHASNADKDRFIRKVQELRPNNRVILYANRNFWLNVDSTSFAGDGLWIADYVTAGKPRIKAKWRFHQYTDDPVDKNVADFASKAALRSWAAGG; encoded by the coding sequence ATGCTGCGCGGCATCGACGTCAGCTCCTACCAGTCCTCCTCCTACGACACCACCGGCCTCTCCTTCGTCTTCATCAAGGCCACCGAAGGCCGCACCTACACCAACCCGAAACTCGCCGCCCAGACGAAGACCGCCCGCGACGCCGGCCTCGTCGTCGGCTACTACCACTTCCTCTGGCCCGGCAACCTGACCGCGCAGGCCGAGTACTTCGTGAGCAAGGCCCCGGAAAAGGCGGGCGACATCCTCGCCGTCGACTGGGAGACGACGAGCGACGGGACGCACGCGAGCAATGCGGACAAGGATCGGTTCATCCGGAAGGTGCAGGAACTGCGGCCGAACAACCGGGTGATCCTGTACGCCAACAGGAACTTTTGGCTCAATGTCGACAGCACCTCATTCGCCGGCGACGGCCTCTGGATCGCCGACTACGTGACCGCGGGCAAGCCCCGTATCAAGGCGAAGTGGCGCTTCCACCAGTACACGGACGACCCCGTCGACAAGAACGTCGCGGACTTCGCGAGCAAGGCCGCGCTCAGGTCGTGGGCCGCAGGAGGCTGA
- a CDS encoding McrC family protein — MAGEQESTASEAPTTSPPATTGARPALAPPLRLTVDETGAGTVRELTADQVAGLLSAPGLVRLTPAPGGRWRVAGNQKVGLVRLRTPAGGAIELLLRPKLPVRDLLFLLSYSPDDPWHPDPDPVTAATADDLLPALAELLARTARRTLESGVLHGYRTVEEDLPLVKGRIRTADQLRRVGLPLPVAVRYDDHTPDIAENRILLAALHLATHLPGVPAPTRLTLRHLTDHLHGVHLLHPGAPLPDWTPTRLNSRYAPALRLAELLLAHRSAQPEGDSPLPTDGFLLDMPAVFERFLTVTLTAALARRGIRCAAQETQHRLDEAARVPFRPDLVLYRAGRPLSVADAKYTYVTPAAPPTSHLYQLLAYCTALGLPRGHLIYAAAASAPAPGPTPHVIRRSGITVIAHTLDLAVPPPTLLADVTSLAERITAPT, encoded by the coding sequence ATGGCTGGTGAACAGGAGTCCACCGCGAGTGAGGCGCCCACCACCAGTCCCCCCGCCACCACCGGTGCCCGCCCCGCGCTGGCGCCCCCGCTGCGGCTCACCGTCGACGAGACCGGCGCCGGCACCGTACGGGAACTGACGGCCGACCAGGTCGCGGGCCTGCTCTCCGCCCCCGGCCTCGTACGACTGACCCCGGCCCCCGGCGGCCGCTGGCGCGTGGCCGGAAACCAGAAGGTGGGCCTGGTCCGGCTGCGCACCCCGGCGGGCGGCGCGATCGAGCTGCTCCTCCGGCCCAAACTCCCGGTCCGGGACCTTCTCTTCCTGCTCTCCTACTCCCCCGACGATCCCTGGCACCCGGACCCCGATCCGGTCACCGCGGCCACGGCCGACGACCTGCTCCCCGCGCTCGCGGAGCTCCTCGCCCGCACCGCGCGCCGCACCCTGGAGTCCGGCGTCCTGCACGGCTACCGCACGGTCGAGGAGGACCTCCCCCTGGTCAAGGGCCGCATCCGGACGGCGGACCAGCTCCGCCGCGTCGGTCTGCCCCTCCCGGTGGCCGTCCGCTACGACGACCACACCCCGGACATCGCGGAGAACCGCATCCTCCTGGCCGCCCTCCACCTGGCCACGCACCTGCCGGGCGTCCCGGCCCCCACCCGTCTCACCCTGCGCCACCTCACCGACCACCTCCACGGAGTCCACCTCCTCCACCCGGGCGCACCGCTCCCCGACTGGACCCCGACCCGTCTCAACTCCCGCTACGCCCCGGCCCTGCGCCTCGCGGAACTGCTCCTCGCCCACCGCTCCGCCCAGCCGGAGGGCGACAGCCCGCTCCCCACCGACGGCTTCCTCCTCGACATGCCGGCGGTCTTCGAACGCTTCCTGACCGTCACCCTCACCGCCGCCCTCGCCCGCCGCGGCATCCGCTGCGCCGCCCAGGAGACCCAGCACCGCCTCGACGAGGCCGCCCGCGTCCCCTTCCGCCCCGACCTCGTCCTCTACCGCGCCGGCCGCCCCCTCTCCGTGGCGGACGCGAAGTACACGTACGTCACCCCCGCCGCCCCTCCCACGTCCCACCTCTACCAACTGCTCGCCTACTGCACGGCCCTCGGCCTCCCCCGGGGCCACCTGATCTACGCGGCCGCCGCCTCCGCCCCGGCCCCCGGCCCGACCCCCCACGTGATCCGCCGATCCGGCATCACCGTCATCGCCCACACCCTCGACCTCGCCGTCCCGCCCCCCACCCTCCTCGCGGACGTCACGTCCCTGGCCGAGCGGATCACCGCCCCCACCTGA
- a CDS encoding McrB family protein has translation MGSDRPVGAEVVAEVQRVFRDGLLSGRSAFAPETDAWSEGTASDLRARFVDRPDESSDTFLVKLRRQLDGAPAATIVLAAELLFVNMAPLRPEQIGIRKKLQILGEVLSWAGLGHLATPELMETRLRGFLNGGQGFLNYRWAQFQILVLLVERLAGRPYAERDAVLNDPWRFREECLDVQRSVGHKKGRAQIHVLLYALFPDVFQPIASAYHKQEIAKAFADELPQVTGDDDRDLLELRKILEAQSGEPVWFYADPWVSRWRRGAVEHDQRGWLVRGFNVDGRNVVPQWLEQGYCSVSWKELPDIPAGTAKQEIQRTVLEGLPEDSTQSRGQSVYQLHAFLTLIQPGDLVATVTPDEVHVGTVQGPAVYDTSDGLDNARRLPVRWATAERPLKRSELPQTVQNRLTQPPTVYDISSVAAELAERAGLEDVVAEPLLEADVTKPLELPSVTAELAEQLLMPLDWLSETAQQLQEQRQLVFHGPPGTGKTYLARALARHLAGPDRVELVQFHPSYTYEDFFEGFRPVRGEGGAGGSGSVVFDVVPGPFKLLAERARKDPANPYVLIVDEINRANLAKVFGELYFLLEYREEPVTTQYSPHDPFHLPGNLFLVGTMNTADRSIALVDAAMRRRFAFRRLSPEKQPVHGLLDRWLRRHGLPEGPARLLDELNRRLGDADRAIGPSYLMKPGAARPEGLDLIWRTQILPLLEDQVYGTGVDVEEEYGLASLRAALGS, from the coding sequence ATGGGATCGGATCGGCCGGTGGGCGCCGAGGTCGTGGCGGAGGTGCAGCGGGTCTTCCGTGACGGACTGCTGAGCGGCAGGTCCGCGTTCGCGCCGGAGACGGACGCCTGGAGCGAGGGCACGGCCTCCGATCTGCGCGCCCGTTTCGTGGACCGCCCGGACGAGTCGTCGGACACGTTCCTGGTCAAGCTGCGCCGCCAGTTGGACGGCGCACCGGCCGCCACGATCGTGCTGGCGGCCGAGCTGCTCTTCGTGAACATGGCGCCCCTGCGGCCCGAGCAGATCGGCATCAGGAAGAAACTCCAGATCCTCGGCGAGGTCCTCTCCTGGGCCGGCCTGGGCCACTTGGCGACCCCGGAGCTCATGGAGACACGCCTGAGGGGCTTCCTCAACGGCGGCCAGGGCTTCCTCAACTACCGCTGGGCGCAGTTCCAGATCCTGGTCCTGCTGGTGGAGCGGCTCGCGGGCAGGCCCTACGCCGAGCGGGACGCCGTACTGAACGACCCGTGGCGGTTCCGGGAGGAGTGCCTGGACGTCCAACGCTCCGTGGGCCACAAGAAGGGCCGCGCGCAGATCCACGTCCTGCTGTACGCGCTCTTCCCGGACGTGTTCCAGCCGATCGCCAGCGCCTACCACAAGCAGGAGATCGCCAAGGCGTTCGCTGACGAGCTGCCGCAGGTCACCGGCGACGACGACCGCGATCTGCTGGAGCTGCGGAAGATCCTGGAGGCGCAGAGCGGGGAGCCAGTGTGGTTCTACGCCGACCCCTGGGTCAGCCGGTGGCGGCGCGGCGCCGTCGAACACGACCAGCGGGGCTGGCTGGTGCGCGGATTCAACGTGGACGGGCGCAATGTCGTGCCGCAGTGGCTAGAGCAGGGCTACTGCTCGGTGTCCTGGAAGGAGCTGCCGGACATCCCGGCGGGCACGGCCAAGCAGGAGATCCAACGGACGGTGCTGGAAGGACTTCCCGAGGACAGCACCCAGTCACGAGGACAGTCCGTGTACCAGTTGCACGCCTTCCTCACGCTCATACAGCCCGGCGACCTGGTGGCCACGGTCACTCCGGACGAGGTCCACGTCGGTACGGTCCAGGGCCCGGCGGTGTACGACACCTCGGACGGCCTCGACAACGCCCGGCGCCTTCCGGTGCGCTGGGCCACCGCCGAGCGGCCTCTGAAGCGCTCGGAGCTTCCTCAGACCGTCCAGAACCGACTGACTCAGCCACCCACGGTGTACGACATCAGCAGCGTGGCCGCCGAACTCGCGGAACGCGCGGGCCTGGAGGACGTCGTCGCCGAACCGCTGCTCGAAGCCGATGTCACCAAACCGCTCGAACTACCTTCCGTCACCGCGGAGTTGGCCGAGCAGCTGCTCATGCCGCTGGACTGGCTGAGCGAGACGGCCCAACAGCTCCAGGAGCAGCGTCAGCTCGTGTTCCACGGCCCGCCCGGCACCGGGAAGACGTATCTCGCCCGTGCCCTGGCCAGGCATCTGGCGGGACCGGACCGGGTGGAGCTCGTGCAGTTCCACCCGTCGTACACGTACGAGGACTTCTTCGAGGGCTTCCGCCCGGTACGCGGCGAGGGCGGGGCGGGCGGCTCGGGCTCGGTGGTGTTCGACGTCGTCCCGGGCCCCTTCAAGCTGCTGGCCGAGCGGGCGAGGAAGGACCCGGCGAACCCGTACGTCCTGATCGTCGACGAGATCAACCGGGCCAATCTGGCGAAGGTGTTCGGCGAGCTGTACTTCCTGCTGGAGTACCGCGAGGAGCCGGTCACCACCCAGTACAGCCCGCACGACCCGTTCCATCTGCCGGGCAACCTGTTCCTCGTCGGCACGATGAACACGGCCGACCGTTCGATCGCGCTCGTCGACGCGGCGATGCGCCGCCGCTTCGCCTTCCGCCGGCTCTCCCCCGAGAAGCAGCCGGTCCACGGCCTCCTGGACCGCTGGCTGCGCCGCCACGGCCTGCCGGAGGGCCCCGCCCGCCTCCTGGACGAGCTGAACCGGCGCCTCGGTGACGCCGACCGCGCCATCGGCCCGTCGTACCTGATGAAGCCCGGCGCGGCCCGCCCCGAGGGCCTCGACCTGATCTGGCGTACGCAGATCCTGCCGCTGCTGGAGGACCAGGTGTACGGCACGGGCGTGGACGTCGAGGAGGAGTACGGCCTGGCCTCCCTGCGCGCGGCCCTCGGCTCATGA
- a CDS encoding PP2C family protein-serine/threonine phosphatase has protein sequence MNSTHLLLTTLALVGTFVLGAVVGATARRRGDLGAMPSPHDAWRGAPPGHGAAPGHGAPPGHGTATATASASATAEKSRPPVHDPGAPTAEAADAPRPPEGEEEVPTGRRGPAPRPRRKERGGDRSVPVPELPALALPAAAAPVAPRRRERPNPHDGPAGSPAAPAAPAARSGPPARRSAVPGRARRSAASSPTAYEGAPAAGSSGTRLVRSSPRKALTAAESPDSRWLDVAAATSSGRRTTNEDAYFVDDELAVIADGVGGAPAGDLASRLAVQAVVDAWHAAGSGSVRALQAGFRQATGVIRAHTQDRPQLLGMATTLDACGLVGGTVVGAHVGDGTVWAVRQDDQLPHRLTTPHTAGGPLLRVVGSAAAARPDLWQVDAEPDMRIVMASDGLCADLGEEAAHALLVDTLGLLPQEAADELLRQALKAGGSDNITVVVADVVAQAPVARPLADADLLPARQERR, from the coding sequence GTGAACTCGACACACCTTCTGCTGACGACCCTGGCCCTGGTCGGCACGTTCGTGCTCGGAGCCGTCGTGGGAGCTACGGCCCGGCGCCGGGGCGACCTGGGCGCCATGCCGTCCCCGCACGACGCATGGCGCGGCGCGCCTCCCGGCCACGGCGCTGCTCCCGGCCACGGCGCGCCTCCCGGCCACGGCACAGCCACGGCCACGGCTTCGGCTTCGGCCACGGCCGAGAAGAGCCGCCCGCCCGTCCACGACCCCGGGGCCCCCACCGCCGAAGCGGCGGACGCTCCCCGTCCCCCCGAGGGCGAGGAGGAGGTACCGACCGGCCGGCGGGGCCCCGCGCCGCGCCCGCGGCGCAAGGAACGCGGCGGCGACCGGTCCGTTCCGGTCCCGGAGTTGCCCGCGCTGGCACTGCCCGCGGCGGCCGCGCCGGTCGCGCCGCGGCGTCGGGAGCGGCCGAACCCGCACGACGGCCCCGCCGGTTCGCCGGCGGCCCCGGCAGCCCCGGCGGCCCGGTCCGGGCCGCCGGCCCGGCGCTCCGCGGTCCCGGGGCGGGCCCGGCGATCCGCGGCCTCGTCGCCGACGGCCTACGAGGGTGCTCCGGCCGCCGGTTCGTCCGGCACCCGGCTGGTGCGGAGCAGCCCCCGCAAGGCCCTGACGGCGGCGGAGAGCCCGGACTCCCGGTGGCTGGACGTCGCGGCGGCCACGTCTTCCGGCCGCCGGACGACCAACGAGGACGCGTACTTCGTCGACGACGAACTCGCGGTCATCGCCGACGGAGTCGGCGGAGCGCCGGCGGGTGACCTCGCCTCACGACTCGCGGTACAGGCCGTGGTCGACGCCTGGCACGCGGCCGGTTCGGGTTCCGTACGTGCTCTGCAGGCCGGGTTCCGGCAGGCGACCGGCGTGATTCGCGCACACACCCAGGACAGGCCCCAACTGCTGGGCATGGCCACCACACTGGACGCCTGCGGCCTGGTGGGCGGCACGGTGGTCGGAGCCCATGTGGGCGACGGCACGGTCTGGGCCGTACGCCAGGACGACCAGCTTCCGCACCGGCTGACCACCCCGCACACCGCGGGTGGCCCGCTGCTTCGCGTGGTCGGCTCCGCGGCGGCCGCCCGGCCGGATCTGTGGCAGGTCGATGCCGAACCGGACATGCGGATCGTCATGGCGAGCGACGGGCTCTGCGCGGATCTGGGGGAGGAGGCGGCCCACGCCCTGCTGGTGGACACCCTCGGCCTGCTCCCCCAGGAGGCGGCCGACGAACTGCTGCGGCAGGCGCTCAAGGCCGGGGGGTCGGACAACATCACCGTGGTCGTGGCCGATGTGGTCGCGCAGGCACCCGTGGCCCGCCCGCTGGCCGACGCCGACCTGCTCCCCGCCCGTCAGGAACGACGATGA
- a CDS encoding serine/threonine-protein kinase yields MVLLWTVLSCAVAVTAGAFLQPQLRLAAGAVADWGAYSLDLIASALENAADTCGHVTAAARHGIARGGWPVWPLIAAAIALAGAFFFVRGEFTLVESSAAALIAPDTLDAGGSIVEAGPQNREMAESIAWVFVGGTVVLGGLPFVLARDDTDRIGPLARQTPGVRHTVTVAVLGLCVIAVLCSVALGMFRAEQSVGGREITTVAELAAYSAGGGTAAITSVGSLAVGWALDYVLMGVWLLFVAVSELALHIAALGARITADAAQRNARIVTPAAVDALGRLGSVAFRQETPEYRPSTESGTWSSLSPPDEQRDDDAADFPLRPGSVVAGRWRLVGQLPGADKPGFAAVGGIMLCQNLREPATTNEYVIKFVARDREGPGAMGRKSRAWRREVRTAAKIDSPHTVKIVDFGIDDDWQWTVTPRYVPGSLFAYGRDSAQARTLEWVLVMGEQLLAGLEAIHDRDVAHLDIKPQNVLLSWRDMRLNTLSAAFTDFGLAKQFTDSSVSFTGHFQGTPYYAAFEQLTMSQEKDGRSLATDIYQMGSLMYWLLSGQPALAREVRARSGQAEAIFQLYQLMQENHRPARLDALLPGLPKSVVELVDQWLAYEPAQRTGGPAKSAARDARRALSQIREHLRATRPRDLTMPVGPIHARQDLPLAPGDYTGESDGPTTDFGGHK; encoded by the coding sequence ATGGTCCTGCTCTGGACGGTGCTGAGCTGCGCGGTCGCCGTGACCGCCGGCGCGTTCCTGCAGCCCCAACTCAGGCTGGCGGCAGGTGCGGTGGCCGACTGGGGAGCGTACTCCCTGGATCTGATCGCCTCCGCCCTGGAGAACGCCGCCGACACCTGCGGGCATGTCACCGCGGCCGCCCGTCACGGCATCGCCCGTGGCGGCTGGCCCGTCTGGCCGCTGATCGCGGCGGCCATCGCCCTCGCCGGCGCCTTCTTCTTCGTGCGCGGCGAGTTCACCCTCGTGGAGTCCTCGGCCGCCGCGCTCATCGCCCCCGACACCCTCGACGCCGGCGGCAGCATCGTCGAGGCCGGCCCGCAGAACCGTGAGATGGCCGAGTCCATCGCCTGGGTCTTCGTGGGCGGCACGGTGGTCCTGGGGGGTCTGCCCTTCGTGCTGGCCCGGGACGACACCGACCGCATCGGCCCCCTCGCCCGGCAGACGCCCGGAGTACGGCACACGGTCACCGTCGCCGTGCTCGGGCTCTGCGTCATCGCCGTCCTGTGCTCGGTCGCCCTGGGGATGTTCCGGGCGGAGCAGAGCGTGGGAGGCAGGGAGATCACGACGGTCGCCGAACTGGCCGCCTACAGCGCGGGCGGTGGCACGGCCGCCATCACGAGCGTGGGCTCACTCGCCGTCGGCTGGGCCCTGGACTACGTGCTGATGGGCGTGTGGCTGCTGTTCGTGGCCGTGTCGGAGCTGGCCCTCCACATCGCCGCGCTCGGCGCCCGGATCACCGCCGACGCGGCCCAGCGCAACGCCAGGATCGTCACCCCCGCCGCCGTGGACGCGCTGGGCCGGCTCGGTTCCGTCGCGTTCCGCCAGGAGACCCCCGAGTACCGGCCGTCCACCGAGAGCGGTACCTGGTCATCGTTGTCCCCGCCCGACGAACAACGGGACGACGACGCGGCGGACTTCCCGCTCCGGCCCGGGTCGGTCGTCGCCGGGCGCTGGCGACTGGTCGGGCAGCTCCCGGGGGCGGACAAACCGGGGTTCGCGGCCGTCGGCGGCATCATGCTCTGCCAGAACCTGCGAGAGCCGGCGACGACGAACGAGTACGTCATCAAGTTCGTCGCCAGGGACCGCGAGGGCCCCGGTGCGATGGGCCGCAAGTCACGGGCGTGGCGCCGGGAGGTACGGACGGCCGCGAAGATCGACAGCCCGCACACCGTGAAGATCGTCGACTTCGGTATCGACGACGACTGGCAGTGGACGGTCACCCCCCGGTACGTGCCCGGTTCCCTGTTCGCCTACGGCCGCGACAGCGCCCAGGCACGCACCCTGGAGTGGGTGCTCGTCATGGGCGAGCAGCTGCTCGCCGGCCTGGAGGCCATCCACGACAGGGACGTGGCGCACCTCGACATCAAGCCGCAGAACGTGCTGCTGTCCTGGCGCGACATGCGCCTGAACACCCTGTCCGCCGCGTTCACCGACTTCGGACTGGCCAAGCAGTTCACCGATTCCAGCGTCTCCTTCACCGGACATTTCCAGGGCACGCCCTACTACGCCGCGTTCGAGCAGCTCACCATGTCGCAGGAGAAGGACGGCCGGTCGCTCGCGACGGACATCTACCAGATGGGCAGCCTGATGTACTGGCTGCTGTCCGGGCAGCCGGCGCTCGCCCGGGAGGTGCGGGCACGGTCCGGGCAGGCCGAGGCGATCTTCCAGCTCTACCAGCTCATGCAGGAGAACCACCGTCCCGCCCGGCTGGACGCGCTGTTGCCCGGACTGCCCAAGAGCGTCGTGGAGCTGGTCGACCAGTGGCTCGCCTACGAGCCCGCGCAGCGCACCGGCGGCCCCGCCAAGAGCGCCGCCAGGGACGCCCGGCGGGCCCTCAGCCAGATCCGTGAACATCTGCGAGCCACCCGGCCGAGGGACCTGACGATGCCGGTGGGCCCGATCCACGCCCGGCAGGACCTTCCCCTGGCCCCTGGTGACTACACCGGCGAAAGCGACGGACCCACCACCGACTTCGGGGGACACAAGTGA
- a CDS encoding FHA domain-containing protein, which produces MHQNTYDGNTFDAGNGVRTGRDSDAPGSLHEDGTMVMQRWFLCSPNGRQILIPDDGVILGRANGIGHLRGTGVSRRHVELTPVPGGVQVDDLGSTNGVSVDGVATRRGTMRAGQVLRVGDTNYFLVHVYAAKRLFHPDH; this is translated from the coding sequence ATGCACCAGAACACGTACGACGGAAATACTTTCGACGCCGGAAATGGTGTTCGAACAGGGCGGGATTCCGATGCTCCGGGCTCCCTGCACGAGGACGGAACCATGGTGATGCAGCGCTGGTTCCTCTGTTCGCCGAACGGCCGGCAGATCCTCATTCCGGACGACGGGGTGATCCTCGGCCGGGCGAACGGCATCGGGCACCTGAGGGGAACCGGGGTGTCGCGCCGGCATGTCGAGCTGACGCCGGTGCCGGGCGGTGTCCAGGTGGATGACCTGGGGTCCACCAACGGGGTCAGCGTCGACGGGGTCGCCACCCGCCGGGGGACCATGCGCGCCGGGCAGGTACTGCGCGTCGGAGACACGAACTACTTCCTGGTCCACGTGTACGCGGCGAAAAGGCTGTTCCACCCCGATCACTGA
- a CDS encoding NADase-type glycan-binding domain-containing protein, producing MTSQTPGTGQARSCAECGTRGEPGQSFCDACGAVLGWSGTPARSTTGGTRSETADRPDAGRARSDAPADGGRTAGEAPDHADTVRTPDTAPAHADAGHPRAEAEAESRAQTPAPANAGRTTADDEHGWDAFSLPGAGTGTARTGHDPAQAGAAAVTDVRGPEAGTAVRTDAPAATARPGTEPAAPPTAQPPAPAATPASASASASASASASTVAASPAPSTPPAPEPARPAPHPHPHHHHDDEDPTTPLPTHTSPTPPASPAPVPSAADRARSLLVPVADPEPRAPAEPAVAPVLPGLPDVQRPQVRTPGPEFGTEGGVPCPWCGTPTRPDRHFCGRCAMPMAGRPETPGRLPWWRRMLNGRNTQTPWAGDRPRLRRGFGQILNWVVAALVLTLIVTLAFQADDAYQATRDHFAKRAPVVPDTFKASRSYPGHKPGLAFDNHSNTWWGPGVTQSGEGEWLEARFQQPTRLLDVMITPGVSKRVDQIAESARPHRIEAKITAGDGSTSTKILTLDQGAGSQRRKFRVGDAVAVRFTLRSAYGADDKKQVAIAEIEFFGRSNSSS from the coding sequence ATGACCAGCCAGACCCCCGGCACCGGCCAGGCCCGGAGCTGCGCCGAATGCGGAACCCGCGGGGAGCCCGGCCAGTCCTTCTGCGACGCCTGCGGCGCGGTACTCGGCTGGTCCGGCACCCCGGCCCGGTCCACCACGGGCGGCACCAGGAGCGAGACCGCCGACCGACCGGACGCCGGACGCGCGCGGAGCGACGCCCCGGCCGACGGCGGCCGTACGGCGGGCGAGGCCCCCGACCACGCGGACACCGTGCGTACGCCCGACACGGCCCCCGCCCACGCGGACGCCGGACACCCGAGGGCCGAAGCCGAAGCCGAATCCCGCGCCCAAACCCCGGCCCCGGCGAACGCCGGCCGCACGACGGCCGACGACGAACACGGCTGGGACGCCTTCTCCCTCCCGGGTGCCGGAACGGGTACGGCCCGCACCGGCCACGACCCGGCCCAGGCGGGGGCGGCCGCGGTCACCGACGTCCGCGGCCCGGAGGCCGGCACGGCGGTCCGCACGGACGCCCCCGCCGCCACCGCCCGCCCGGGAACCGAGCCGGCGGCGCCCCCCACGGCCCAGCCCCCGGCCCCGGCGGCCACCCCCGCATCCGCATCCGCATCCGCGTCCGCGTCCGCGTCCGCATCCACGGTCGCGGCCTCACCCGCCCCCTCCACTCCCCCCGCCCCCGAACCGGCCCGCCCGGCCCCCCACCCCCACCCCCACCACCACCACGACGACGAGGACCCCACCACTCCCCTCCCGACGCACACCTCCCCCACACCCCCCGCCTCACCGGCCCCCGTTCCCTCCGCCGCCGACCGGGCCAGGTCCCTCCTGGTCCCGGTCGCCGACCCCGAGCCCCGTGCTCCGGCGGAGCCCGCCGTCGCGCCCGTACTGCCGGGTCTCCCCGATGTGCAGCGGCCCCAGGTCCGCACCCCGGGGCCGGAGTTCGGCACGGAGGGCGGCGTGCCCTGCCCGTGGTGCGGGACCCCCACCCGGCCGGACCGGCACTTCTGCGGGCGCTGCGCGATGCCGATGGCCGGGCGGCCGGAGACACCGGGACGGCTGCCGTGGTGGCGCCGGATGCTGAACGGCCGCAACACGCAGACCCCGTGGGCGGGCGACCGCCCCCGTCTGCGTCGCGGCTTCGGCCAGATCCTCAACTGGGTGGTCGCCGCCCTCGTCCTCACCCTGATCGTCACGCTCGCCTTCCAGGCCGACGACGCCTACCAGGCGACCCGCGACCACTTCGCCAAGCGCGCCCCGGTCGTTCCGGACACCTTCAAGGCGTCCCGCTCGTACCCCGGTCACAAGCCGGGGCTGGCCTTCGACAACCACAGCAACACGTGGTGGGGCCCGGGTGTCACGCAGTCCGGCGAGGGGGAGTGGCTGGAGGCCCGCTTCCAGCAGCCGACCCGGCTGCTGGACGTGATGATCACGCCGGGCGTCTCGAAGAGGGTGGACCAGATCGCGGAGTCGGCCCGCCCGCACCGCATCGAGGCGAAGATCACCGCCGGCGACGGCTCCACCTCCACCAAGATCCTCACCCTCGACCAGGGCGCCGGCAGCCAGCGCCGCAAGTTCCGCGTCGGCGACGCCGTGGCCGTCCGCTTCACCCTCCGCTCCGCCTACGGCGCCGACGACAAGAAGCAGGTGGCCATAGCCGAGATCGAGTTCTTCGGCCGCTCGAACAGCAGCAGCTGA
- a CDS encoding phage tail protein, producing MRGSIDGLGSSHPIGTMLPAVFADDDLAQRFIGGLDDVIAPILSVLDCLDSYFTPSLAPVDFTQWLAGWVGAETDGTEPEARLRAAVAAAAYLHRVRGTRRGLSEAVRLVFGVTPEITESGAASWDARPLGPVPGEARPRLHVALRLPDPTPADEHRLDSLVAAARPAHMPYTVQVTAAERIPER from the coding sequence ATGAGGGGCTCCATAGACGGCCTCGGCTCCTCCCACCCCATCGGCACCATGCTCCCGGCCGTGTTCGCCGACGACGACCTCGCCCAGCGCTTCATCGGCGGTCTGGACGACGTGATCGCCCCGATCCTCTCCGTCCTCGACTGCCTGGACTCCTACTTCACGCCGTCCCTCGCCCCCGTGGACTTCACCCAGTGGCTCGCCGGCTGGGTGGGCGCCGAGACCGACGGCACGGAACCGGAGGCCCGGCTGCGCGCCGCGGTCGCCGCCGCCGCGTATCTGCACCGGGTACGCGGCACCCGGCGCGGCCTGTCCGAGGCCGTGCGCCTGGTCTTCGGTGTGACCCCGGAGATCACCGAGAGCGGCGCCGCCTCCTGGGACGCCCGGCCCCTCGGCCCGGTCCCCGGCGAAGCCCGCCCGCGCCTCCACGTGGCCCTGCGCCTGCCCGACCCCACCCCCGCGGACGAACACCGGCTGGACAGCCTCGTGGCCGCCGCCCGCCCCGCCCACATGCCCTACACGGTCCAGGTGACCGCCGCCGAAAGGATCCCCGAGAGATGA